The genomic DNA AAAACGCCACCCCTGGCACCCCCACGGGGAATCGAACCCCGGTTTTCAGAATGAGAATCTGACGTCCTAGCCGCTAGACGATAAGGGCGTTGGTGACAGTCTTGAAGCGTCGCCTGGTTTGTCAATGACGAATTAAAACCACTGCACAGCAAACCACATCAGCCGAAATGGATACAAAACGTCACACCTGGCGTCCCGTATGGGATTCGAACCCATGTTGCAGGAATGAAAATCCTGTGTCCTGGACCAGGCTAGACGAACGGGACTCAAACACGTCAGAGCGTACAACTGACCGTGCTTCTCAACGGTGCTTTGGCAAGATTTTTTTCACAATAAATTGGCTTGTCGACAATAACCGACTCCCTACCCTTCGCGAATTATGCGGGGTGAAATCATTTCCTTCGAGGGCATTGAGGGCACCGGTAAATCGACACAGATCCAGTATCTGCAGCAGTTTTTGGCTGACCAGAACATCGAGGCGCAGGCCGTACGCGAACCCGGCAATACCTATATTGGCGAACGCATCCGTGCACTTCTGCAAAATGATGCCGCCGCCGATAATATGTGTCCCGAAACCGAGCTTTTGCTCTACGAAGCGAGCCGCGCACAGCTCATCCGGGAATTTGTCGCCCCACGGATTGAGCAAGGTCAATGGGTTATTTTTGATCGGTTTTTCGACTCTTCCGTTGCCTACCAAGGCGCAGCACGCGGCCTTTCGACGGAAATCGTCCAAATGCTTAACGATTTCGCCGTTCAAAATTACCGCCCGCGACTGACTTTTTTACTCGATATCGACATCGATACGGCATTTCAACGCCTACAACAGCGCCAAACTGCCAAAGATCGCATCGAACAGGAATCTTCGGATTTTTTTGAAAAAGCCCGCCAAAAATATCTTGAGATGGCTACAGCAGAACCCAAACGTTTCGTCATTCTGGATGGCAAACTTTCTTCAGAAGATCTGGCCGCAATAATTCGTGAACACGTCCAGAAAATCTTTCATTTCTAAAAAAATGGATCCGCAGCTTTGTCGAAAAATTCCTCATGCGATTATCGTCGAGTCTGAAAATTTTATCCAGGCACAACAATACGTTCAACAGTATGCCCAAACGCTTCTAGAGACGGACTATCTCGAAACTTGCCCCGATTACCATGTCCTTTCGCCAGAAGGCAAAGCGCATAAAATCAAAATTGAGGCCATTCGCGCCCTCATTGAAGAGGTACAAAAATCTCCGCAAGGCTCGATCGGAAAGGTTTTTGTTATTAACCAGGCCGAAGCGTTAAATAAAAATGCCGCCGACGCATTGCTTAAAACACTCGAAGAACCTCCACCTGATACACACTTTTTCCTAATTACAGACGCCAAAAATCGCCTTCTCCCGACCGTTATTAGCCGTTGTGTGCTCCATCACTTGCCCAAAGCCCCCGTTATCTGGCCATCTGATATCGAGGCTTGGATTCAAGATTGTCAGCATTTTTTAGAACAAATTTTTTTGAAAAACAACGCGCCCAACGTATTTGAAATTTACCGTTTGCTTCACTCTCTCATGGCGGCATTCAAAAATCTCGACACGGAAGGCGATACAGAGTCTGTCTCAGTCCTGCAGGAGCGTCTCTTACGTGAGATAGGACGCAATATTGGCAATGCGCTCCTCGGACATTTTCCAGCAATAAGAGTTCAATCGCTGATCGATACTCTGCAGAAGGCGCAAACCCTACTCGGTCTTAACGCTACGTTTGCCCAGGCCATGGAGTTTATTTTGCTTGAGTTTGCCTCTTTTTCACAAAGTCCTGTCGCGTAGAATGAGCAAACTATGCATGGGCGGATGAGATAACAGTCGTGATGCAATTTGAATCTCTGCTTCCGTACAGCGATAGAGAACTTTAATCTCGGCATCCCTTTTCATATCGTCAAAAGTACAGATAATGCCCTGTATCGACTCCTCCGACTTCGTTCCTAGAAACACGTCAATGCCCTCACCATCCGCGCTATATGTTCCCGGGATATACCCATAATTAATGGGGTATATACGATCTGGGAACCGGGGATGTGCTGTTCCTTTAGGCCGGTCGATGGTAACGCCATTTTGGCGAATCAATTGTTCTAACGTCTGCCAATAATCACTCGTATCATTCATTTTTTAAAAGGGAAAACCGATATTCAAAAATTATTTCTCAAACCCTTCTGCATACTGCGCCAATCGCAGAAAAACACAACACACCTCTAGTGGCGGAGAGGGAGGGATTCGAACCCTCGGTACCGTTACCGGTACACAACATTTCCAGTGTTGCACAATCGGCCGCTCTGTCACCTCTCCTAAACAAACGGCACCTGCAAAAACTACTACCAACAGGGCATTTGTCCACATCAAATAATCGCTACTGTTTGAGCTTTGCAAAACGCGGCAATCCGTCTTCTTCGGCACATGTGACAGCTCCCTGTATGAGCGGCAATGCATACTTAATAAAATTATGATTTAATGCTCCATCTTCGCCGAACCAGTGCTCCGGGAGTGCTTTTTGATGGCCAACAACATTGCTGAGATCCGCGACGCCGTACTCGACACCGTATCGGCTACCCTCTGCCCGCAGTAGCGTCACCATTTTTCCTGTTACGCCATCAAGTGCAAAATCGACCGCCTTTTTGCCACACATGTACGCCTCATCGATATCCGTTTGAGACAAATTGTGAGCAGCTGCCCATTGTAGTGCCCCGAGTTGCGTTACGGCTACATGGACTTCCAACGATTCTTCTAGCAAGGTACGCAAGTTGACCGAGCTGTTGCTGTGCGCAATAAAATTCCCCTCTTGATCAATCAACGCCGCCCCGGTTACGACGGTACACGCCGCATGAGACTTTAGCTCGGATTGTACTCGATTGAGAAATGTTTCTGCCGAAAATGGTATCGAAGGCAGTAGTAATAATGGCATTGAACTTTCCCCCCTTTGATGTGCCAATAATGCAGCCGCAATCAGCCATTCGGTATTGTTTCCTTCAAGTTCAACAATATTGACCCAATCGTGGTTCGCAACTGTCGAGGCATAAAGTGAGGCCTCGGAAACTACCGAGGCCACAAACTTCGCACTACTGCCATATCCAAATCCGTGGTCTGTCAAAGGTAGCATGTTATGATTCGATTCGGGTAATGCGATAATACGTAGATCATAACGCCCCTGCATCCATTGAGTTAATTCAAGCGCGATTGCCTGGGCTTCGGCATCGCCAATGATAAAAAGGAAACGAATATTATGACGTTCTAATGCCTGTAAAAGTGCCTCAAACTCTTCCTCTGAGCGCTCCGCCCAAGGGAAACTTCCCAATGCCGCTCCCGGGGTAAACAACAAATCGCGGATTGTCTGTTGTGACTGCACTGCAAGATCTACTAAATCATCGTTAAGGATACCGCAGAAACCATCTCTTGAGCCGAAAATCTCCCCAACGGCTTCGTAATTCAGGGCATTTGAAATAACGCCCGCTAAGGCTGCATTTGAGGCCGGCGATATATATCCTGATTGTACCACTAAAACGTTTCCTTCAAGCTCTGTATCCGCTTCCGTCATGAGCGCAAACCGTGCAATTCGTCCCCATTGATGCAATAAAATTTTTGCAGTAGACATCTCATTGGTCGAATGTTGGAGACCAACACAAGTACTATAAGTTTAAAATGTTTAAAAAATATCAATATTGGTTTCGCTATGATAAAATATACTCTCGAACATGCAGATATGTTCTACTGTGTCATTGACTTCAGTGGCAGGTAGGTGTGAAACGATAACTTTCGCTTCGCTAAAAAATTTTTACAAAAACTCTTGACATCGGGCTATATCACACTTTCAACTACAACCAATTATGAAAAAGATCACTAAAATTTCTCTGATCGCGGCGTGCTTCTTGGGCGACATGGCGTTTTCACATGGAAGTGTTGAAGCGCAGTCATCAAGTTCCCGCTTCGAGAGGTTCCTCGCGAGATACGGTTATAACAGCCTTGGGGAAAAGGTTTCTGCGGATCAACAGCCTCAGGCTGCGGTTGCCGCTCAATCCGTAGCACAGATGGCAAAGACTTCGAACAGTCAGCCGACGGCAAAGGTAACTGCACAAGTCGCGCAAATACCTGTATCTTCTGCAGCTCCGAGTTCCCGCTTCGAGAGGTTCCTCGCGAGATACGGTTATAACAGCCTTGGGGAAAAGGTTTCTGCGGATCAACAGCCTCAGGCTGCGGTTGCCGCTCAATCCGTAGCACAGATGGCAAAGACTTCGAACAGTCAGCCGACGGCAAAGGTAACTGCACAAGTCGCGCAAATACCCGGTATCTTCTGCAGCTCCGAGTTCCCGCTTCGAGAGGTTCCTCGCGAGATACGGTTATAACAGCCTTGGGGAAAAGGTTTCTGCGGATCAACAGCCTCAGGCTGCGGTTGCCGCTCAATCCGTAGCACAGATGGCAAAGACTTCGAACAGTCAGCCGACGGCAAAGGTAACTGCACAAGTCGCGCAAATACCTGTATCTTCTGCAGCTCCGAGTTCCCGCTTCGAGAGGTTCCTCGCGAGATACGGTTATAACAGCCTTGGGGAAAAGGTTTCTGCGGATCAACAGCCTCAGGCTGCGGTTGCCGCTCAATCCGTAGCACAGATGGCAAAGACTTCGAACAGTCAGCCGACGGCAAAGGTAACTGCACAAGTCGCAAAAGCTTCAAGTTCCTCCCAGGGTAACAGTCAATCCAAACAGTACCGCGTATCACGCAAGGTTCCAGTGTATATTTTCACAGATCCCCACTTTGATACTGTGGCTCTCAATAAAATCGTTGAGTTGAAAAATGCGGGAGCCATTGTTGCCGTAGTTGGAGACTTCGTTGGAACAGTTAAACGTAACCCTGACGGAAGTTGTGTCGGCGGATATCATGGGAACGATCAACCTCAAAAGATAATCGACATTCTTAAGAATGGTAGAGGCACCTCCGGACATATCGTCGCGGGATACGGCAATCACGAATTCTACTCTAAAGAATTTTCAGGGAAAATCGATAATCTCCAAAAATTTGGAAAGGCTTTAACGGCTGCTGGAGTAGAACCGACGAATTTATGTCCCGGGGATAAAGGAGCAGCACCATACGTTAAGATCGGAAACTGCTACTTTTTTTCCTATTCTACTGAGGAATACAGTCAATCTATGACGAACGAAGACAAACAACAATACGAGCGGTGGAGTATTAAGAAGATAGCTGATGAAATCAAACGAGTTTGTGACTCTAAAACGGAAGAGATTTTTCTATTAAATCACGCGAAGCTTAGCGAGTCCGAGAAAATTACAACTGGAGTTATTCAAAGACTTCAATCGTTTTCAAAGGGATTAAAGTTCGATTTAAATAAAGTTTATATCACGGCTAGCGCTGCGCACGATCACTACTACAGTGGCCCCCACGCAAAGTGGTTGAATATCAATGGCAAGAGAGTATTGCAAGTATTCCCAAAACCGGGCGTATACTATGGTCAGTTAAAGGCTAGTGGCAAACGAAGCTTTAAAAAGTTGCGTTAACTTGAGCACTCAGACACACTAACAGGGGGAGCATCTACTCTCCCCTTTCCGGTTTAATACTTATTAGCGCTAAAACCTTCTTCTACAGCCTCGTTAGATCTTTTTCACCTCTAAGTTGCAAAGTTCGAAATTTATAAAATTTTACAAGTTCGTTATATTGATCCCAATTGGCGGTATTTTGTTCTAAAAAAATGTCTTCAATGCCTTGATTGAGCGCGATTAGTTGACGATTTCGTTGGAGATTTTCTCGTTCATTTGGTAGTAAATTTTGAAAACGTGTCGGTTTGATTTGGGCGATATTTTTATATATGCCCTCAATGGTATGGAAATTTTGCAGCCAATTACTAGCAGTTTTCGGCCCAACACCCTGAACTCCAGGAATATTATCTGCCTGATCGCCGATTAGCGATAGATAATCCACAATTTGTCCGGGATACACGCCAAATTTTTCGTATACACCTTGCCGATCTAGGAGATGTCCCAACTGGGCCGAACGTGATTCGGGAATTAACAAATATACTTTTTCTGAGACACATTGTGCAAAATCCTTATCGGCGCTAAAAATGATTGTTTGATCGAAGTCATTTTGATACTTCCGGGAAAATGAGGCGACTAAGTCGTCTGCCTCGACATGAGATCGTTCGATAATTGTCACTCCAAGTGCCTCGGCAAATGCCTTAACAACTGGAATTTGCACCTTCACAGGATCGGGAACTTCGAGTCGGTTAGCTTTATACGCCGGCAATAGGGCTTGGCGCTTTGGATCACGACCTTTATCGAGAAAAAAGACCAAGCAAGCCGGCTGTTTCGTCTTAATAATTTTCCACAAAATTTTCACCGAGCCGAGGATTGCGTTCGTTGGAAACCCGTTGTTACTCAGCATCGGGATCCCGTAAAAACAGCGAAAAATGAGATTCATGCCGTCGATCAAAAAGCATTTCGACATGCTACGACAACTAGCAACTATCTAAAAAACTCAATCGGGAATCTACTCCATTTTACGCAAAGCCAGGGTCATTTGAAATCATTTTTCGTAATATTTTACAATAAATTGACTTTTAGTACACACTTATTAGAATCAATACGTCCCTTCCTGGGTGAGAAATCATGAAAAATATCTTTAAAATTTTTGCCGTAGTGTGCAGCATTTTTGGCCGTGTCATACCGTCTTTCGGCGGAACGCATGGCACACGTGACTTTCCGATTTATGCCATGACGGATATTCATATGAATTCCGAACCTCTCAAAGGCATCACAAAACTCACAGACGGTATCGTTATTGCCAATGGTGATACTGTTACAGGTGTCACTTTTGACAAAAAACAACGTAAACTCGGAAGCAAACATACTCATAGTATACGAAAAACTGCCCAAGGGACATGGACTGACCCCAAAGCAGCAATCGATATTCTCAAAACAAGGACATCTCCCTATCCTCTCATTGCGGGATTGGGAAATCATGAGCTCAATCCCTACGCTTATAATGGTAGCTCTATTAAAGACTTGAAGAAATGGATCCAAGCTCTCATAGGAATTGGCATTGTCCCATTATGTACATTTCCTAATTATGAGTCCTTGGGTGCAGAACGCTGCTACCGCTATGGCAACAGTTACTTTCTATCATACATCACAAGCGAGTATGGCACCAAAGAAATCAATGCCAAAGATCGGAATGACTATGAAAGTGCAGCCATTGTAAGCATCTCGTGGCAAATTCAAAAAGCGTACAATGCAAACTCTCATATGAAAGAAGTTCATTTAATGCTCCATGCGGGATTTGACGAAGGGAAAAGAATTGCCGAAGGAATCATCCGTACACTTGAAAATCATAAATTCGATACCAAGAAGGTTACTTTCTTCTGTTACTTGGGGCATGCACATGGCGGCTCTATTCCCCTACCATATCCCATTAATGGAACATCCTGGAAAGCCAAAGGAGAATACCAGAAAAACAATGGAAGGATAGTACTAATCGTTGAGGCACAAAAAAACACAAACATCCTGTTTATTTTCCCGAACTGTGCAGATGACTGCATTAAAATCGATAGTAATGGTACCCCGAGTATAAAAGCGCGGTTCATAACGAGAAGTCTTTAGCAGATCTCACTCCCAGAACTACAATAAAGCAACAGAAGAGACTGCCTACCTATTCCTTCGCTTTGCTACGCTCCAAATTCCAACCTTTGGCCACAATAACCTCTAGTGGCGGAGAGGGAGGGATTCGAACCCTCGGTACCGTTACCGGTACGCCTGATTTCGAGTCAGGTACAATCATCCGCTCTGCCACCTCTCCTTGCTTGCAAGCAAAAATTTTTGTCGTTATTGTCTATAAAAATTTGACGGCATAAAACATTTTTCAACTCCTTACAACAAACTTGACTTCTTCAATATGCTACTTTTCTCTTTGTGGATTTCAGAAAAAAGGGGTTTAACTTATGGATAAAAATGTTCTAGTTTTGTCGGCGCATCCCGATATTGCCGAAAAGTCGAAAGCGTGTGCGGCTTTGTTGAGCGCTGTGAAGGATCTGCCAAAAGTGCGCGTTATGGATCTTTCGGAAATTCCTGCCACGGTAGAAAATTACTACGAGCGCGTTAAGGCCGCATCGGTAATCGTTCTTCAATTTCCTTTCTGGTGGGGAAGCGCACCGGCTATCCTTAAAACGTGGATCGATACGCTGATGCTCGGTTTTTTAGAAGATCCCGGCATGAAGGGCAAGCGTTTACTCGTTGCAACAAGCGTGGGCTCGGGGCCAGAGGTCTATCGCTCGGGCGGCGCAGAACAGTTTACTGTAGAT from Verrucomicrobiota bacterium includes the following:
- the tmk gene encoding dTMP kinase, coding for MRGEIISFEGIEGTGKSTQIQYLQQFLADQNIEAQAVREPGNTYIGERIRALLQNDAAADNMCPETELLLYEASRAQLIREFVAPRIEQGQWVIFDRFFDSSVAYQGAARGLSTEIVQMLNDFAVQNYRPRLTFLLDIDIDTAFQRLQQRQTAKDRIEQESSDFFEKARQKYLEMATAEPKRFVILDGKLSSEDLAAIIREHVQKIFHF
- a CDS encoding inorganic diphosphatase; translated protein: MNDTSDYWQTLEQLIRQNGVTIDRPKGTAHPRFPDRIYPINYGYIPGTYSADGEGIDVFLGTKSEESIQGIICTFDDMKRDAEIKVLYRCTEAEIQIASRLLSHPPMHSLLILRDRTL
- a CDS encoding diphosphate--fructose-6-phosphate 1-phosphotransferase, which produces MSTAKILLHQWGRIARFALMTEADTELEGNVLVVQSGYISPASNAALAGVISNALNYEAVGEIFGSRDGFCGILNDDLVDLAVQSQQTIRDLLFTPGAALGSFPWAERSEEEFEALLQALERHNIRFLFIIGDAEAQAIALELTQWMQGRYDLRIIALPESNHNMLPLTDHGFGYGSSAKFVASVVSEASLYASTVANHDWVNIVELEGNNTEWLIAAALLAHQRGESSMPLLLLPSIPFSAETFLNRVQSELKSHAACTVVTGAALIDQEGNFIAHSNSSVNLRTLLEESLEVHVAVTQLGALQWAAAHNLSQTDIDEAYMCGKKAVDFALDGVTGKMVTLLRAEGSRYGVEYGVADLSNVVGHQKALPEHWFGEDGALNHNFIKYALPLIQGAVTCAEEDGLPRFAKLKQ
- a CDS encoding metallophosphoesterase; the encoded protein is MAKTSNSQPTAKVTAQVAQIPVSSAAPSSRFERFLARYGYNSLGEKVSADQQPQAAVAAQSVAQMAKTSNSQPTAKVTAQVAKASSSSQGNSQSKQYRVSRKVPVYIFTDPHFDTVALNKIVELKNAGAIVAVVGDFVGTVKRNPDGSCVGGYHGNDQPQKIIDILKNGRGTSGHIVAGYGNHEFYSKEFSGKIDNLQKFGKALTAAGVEPTNLCPGDKGAAPYVKIGNCYFFSYSTEEYSQSMTNEDKQQYERWSIKKIADEIKRVCDSKTEEIFLLNHAKLSESEKITTGVIQRLQSFSKGLKFDLNKVYITASAAHDHYYSGPHAKWLNINGKRVLQVFPKPGVYYGQLKASGKRSFKKLR
- a CDS encoding 5'-3' exonuclease; its protein translation is MSKCFLIDGMNLIFRCFYGIPMLSNNGFPTNAILGSVKILWKIIKTKQPACLVFFLDKGRDPKRQALLPAYKANRLEVPDPVKVQIPVVKAFAEALGVTIIERSHVEADDLVASFSRKYQNDFDQTIIFSADKDFAQCVSEKVYLLIPESRSAQLGHLLDRQGVYEKFGVYPGQIVDYLSLIGDQADNIPGVQGVGPKTASNWLQNFHTIEGIYKNIAQIKPTRFQNLLPNERENLQRNRQLIALNQGIEDIFLEQNTANWDQYNELVKFYKFRTLQLRGEKDLTRL
- a CDS encoding NAD(P)H-dependent oxidoreductase, whose protein sequence is MDKNVLVLSAHPDIAEKSKACAALLSAVKDLPKVRVMDLSEIPATVENYYERVKAASVIVLQFPFWWGSAPAILKTWIDTLMLGFLEDPGMKGKRLLVATSVGSGPEVYRSGGAEQFTVDEILRPFQVMAIYSGMTYLTPFVLYGTMLPDADQRIQRGAKEYRALIEQL